A genomic segment from Flammeovirga pectinis encodes:
- a CDS encoding SHD1 domain-containing protein, translating into MKNYLILFVTLFVSNFSQASTKEVVYHIWNDQQQEVIADAQLILVEDADVVLEKVNGSIFHYPIQKLSAKDIQFLENEYGYLNLIDSRISASTFHSNWVMLLAILVLLGGFVLSYFSRHKTSYLATTFLLAGFTLFVMACTSSYVDNVDKEVTIFIKSQTDSEIVHEVFDIFPTHHSRENVGQEEVPNTSETVASSTLNKKEDKSSGDSKSFIVFD; encoded by the coding sequence ATGAAAAATTACCTTATACTCTTTGTTACATTATTTGTATCAAATTTCAGCCAAGCTTCTACTAAGGAAGTAGTATACCATATTTGGAACGATCAGCAGCAAGAAGTAATTGCTGATGCTCAACTTATCTTAGTAGAAGACGCAGATGTAGTTTTAGAAAAAGTTAATGGATCTATTTTTCATTATCCTATCCAAAAATTATCTGCAAAAGACATTCAATTTTTAGAAAATGAATATGGTTATCTTAACCTTATAGACTCTAGAATATCTGCCTCTACATTTCATTCTAATTGGGTTATGTTATTAGCTATTCTAGTTTTACTAGGAGGGTTTGTGCTTTCTTATTTTTCAAGACACAAAACAAGCTATTTAGCAACTACATTTTTACTTGCAGGTTTTACATTATTTGTCATGGCTTGCACAAGTAGTTATGTAGATAACGTGGATAAAGAAGTAACTATCTTTATTAAGAGCCAAACAGATTCGGAGATCGTTCATGAAGTTTTTGATATATTCCCAACACACCACTCTCGTGAAAATGTAGGGCAGGAAGAAGTACCAAACACTAGTGAAACAGTAGCATCTAGTACTTTAAACAAAAAAGAAGATAAAAGTTCTGGCGACAGTAAATCATTTATAGTATTTGATTAA
- a CDS encoding TspO/MBR family protein — MYQKLNTVKEKTFSCILLTILKTGIMVIRIIIFLFINFLGLGIGGFFTGKGVPSEWYQTLSKAPWTPPGWVFGFAWTTIMVLFSIYLSALWSKIEDKNTFLIAFGIAFLLNVLWNPVFFYYHYMLLGLIVIVLLSVCVLYFILKYQTEMKWLTLLILPYILWLCIATSLNAYAVIFN, encoded by the coding sequence TTGTATCAAAAATTAAATACAGTAAAAGAGAAAACCTTTTCATGTATTTTACTTACTATCCTTAAAACAGGTATTATGGTTATTCGAATTATTATTTTCTTATTTATAAATTTTTTAGGCTTAGGTATTGGTGGTTTTTTTACTGGAAAAGGAGTTCCATCAGAATGGTATCAAACATTAAGTAAAGCCCCGTGGACACCTCCGGGTTGGGTATTTGGCTTTGCATGGACTACAATTATGGTACTATTTTCTATTTATTTAAGTGCTTTGTGGAGTAAGATAGAAGATAAAAACACGTTTCTAATTGCATTTGGAATAGCTTTTTTACTAAACGTATTATGGAACCCCGTGTTTTTCTATTACCACTACATGCTTTTAGGTTTAATAGTTATTGTTTTACTATCGGTATGTGTGTTGTATTTTATTCTGAAGTATCAAACTGAAATGAAATGGCTAACATTACTAATTCTACCTTATATTTTATGGCTATGCATAGCGACATCTTTAAATGCTTATGCAGTAATTTTCAATTAA